A single Myxococcales bacterium DNA region contains:
- the hypB gene encoding hydrogenase nickel incorporation protein HypB — translation MCGHCGCSEGNETTIGAADGEHTHVLPDGTTVRHRHDAHPLGASHSHAHAHEHSHAHEHSHAHEHSHAHEHSHAHEHSHAHEHSHDHAPPHHDAPPPAVHKPGSNVEMLAAQIFAKNDRLAERNRAWLEGRRAVAFNLMSAPGAGKTSLLEQTLRAMKRPVVVLEGDQETPLDAERIRATGTPAVQINTGTGCHLEADMVFEGLRQLDPEPGSVVFIENVGNLVCPALFDLGETGRVVLFSVTEGEDKPLKYPHMFRAADLVVLTKMDLASAVGFDKDKALANVRAVNDRAAIIETSSRHAEGIVPWLAWLEQQGPARDQA, via the coding sequence ATGTGCGGACACTGCGGCTGCTCTGAAGGCAACGAGACCACCATTGGTGCGGCGGACGGGGAACACACCCACGTCTTGCCCGATGGCACGACGGTGCGCCATCGCCACGACGCCCACCCATTGGGCGCAAGTCACAGCCACGCGCACGCGCATGAGCACAGCCACGCGCATGAGCACAGCCACGCGCATGAGCACAGCCACGCGCATGAGCACAGCCACGCGCATGAGCACAGCCACGCGCATGAGCACAGCCACGATCACGCCCCCCCTCACCACGACGCCCCCCCACCGGCTGTACACAAGCCTGGCAGCAACGTGGAGATGCTCGCTGCGCAGATCTTCGCAAAGAACGATCGCCTCGCGGAGAGGAACCGCGCTTGGCTCGAGGGGCGGCGGGCGGTGGCCTTCAATCTGATGAGCGCACCTGGTGCTGGCAAAACGAGCCTGCTCGAGCAGACGCTGCGGGCGATGAAGCGGCCCGTGGTGGTGCTCGAGGGGGATCAGGAGACGCCCCTCGACGCCGAGCGGATCCGCGCGACAGGCACACCGGCGGTGCAAATCAACACGGGTACGGGCTGCCACCTCGAGGCCGACATGGTCTTCGAGGGCTTGCGTCAGCTGGATCCGGAACCGGGCAGCGTCGTGTTCATCGAGAACGTGGGCAATCTCGTGTGCCCGGCGCTTTTCGATCTCGGGGAGACGGGGCGCGTGGTGCTCTTCTCCGTCACGGAGGGAGAGGACAAGCCCCTCAAGTACCCTCACATGTTTCGGGCAGCCGATCTCGTGGTTCTGACGAAGATGGACCTTGCCTCCGCCGTGGGGTTCGACAAAGACAAGGCCCTCGCCAACGTGCGCGCGGTCAACGATCGGGCTGCGATCATCGAGACGTCGAGCCGCCACGCGGAAGGCATCGTGCCCTGGCTCGCCTGGCTCGAGCAGCAGGGCCCGGCCAGGGACCAGGCGTGA
- a CDS encoding hydrogenase maturation nickel metallochaperone HypA — protein MHELSITRSLVELVAERAGTRRVCRVQVAFGALTGVDPRAIVFCYELCAQGTVLEGSRLEIRTLPARGTCECGQTVSLSALRARCDCPRAGRVTVVGGDELVVTEMELE, from the coding sequence ATGCACGAACTGTCGATCACCCGCAGCCTCGTCGAGCTCGTGGCCGAACGGGCGGGCACGCGGCGGGTCTGTCGGGTGCAAGTGGCGTTTGGTGCCTTGACAGGCGTTGACCCCCGCGCGATCGTCTTTTGCTACGAACTATGCGCACAAGGTACGGTGCTCGAGGGGTCACGGTTGGAGATTCGTACGCTGCCGGCACGCGGGACCTGCGAATGCGGGCAGACCGTGTCCTTGTCGGCGCTGCGTGCCCGCTGTGATTGTCCGCGGGCCGGACGTGTGACGGTGGTCGGTGGCGACGAGCTCGTCGTCACGGAGATGGAGCTCGAATGA
- the hypE gene encoding hydrogenase expression/formation protein HypE — protein MTAPARPVLAEHNAAQVALARIEAKRHKKRRVQDDVVQAAHGGGGRAMRDLIEDLILPAFDHAVAEDDQARFALSDMAALGGQLAFTTDTYVVTPLTFPGGDIGSMAVHGTINDLAVGGAKPLYLSCGLILEEGLPIDLLRTILTSMGRAAREAGVRIVTGDTKVVARGKADKLFINTAGVGVIPTGLHMSARSLEPGDVLLTNGTLGDHGAAILIARGELELASPVMSDSAPLHELVQALVQAVPVRAMRDLTRGGLAATVNEWAHSANLGLCIDEPSVPVRSEVQGVCELLGLDPLHLANEGKLLAAVPKAHAQAALHAMRRHPLGENAAVVGEVTSAHPGVVTIQTGFGTDRVLDMLVGEPLPRIC, from the coding sequence ATGACGGCGCCGGCGAGGCCCGTGCTGGCCGAGCACAACGCGGCCCAGGTGGCGCTGGCGCGCATCGAGGCCAAGCGCCACAAAAAGCGCAGGGTGCAGGATGACGTGGTCCAGGCGGCGCACGGCGGCGGGGGCAGGGCCATGCGAGACCTCATCGAGGATCTCATCCTGCCGGCTTTCGATCATGCCGTGGCCGAAGACGATCAAGCGCGCTTTGCGCTGTCCGACATGGCGGCCTTGGGAGGACAACTGGCGTTCACCACCGACACGTACGTGGTGACGCCGTTGACCTTTCCCGGCGGCGACATCGGCTCGATGGCCGTTCACGGAACGATCAACGATCTGGCCGTGGGGGGCGCCAAGCCGCTTTATCTTTCGTGTGGCCTCATCCTGGAGGAGGGGCTGCCCATCGACCTGCTTCGCACCATCCTGACGAGCATGGGCCGCGCCGCCCGAGAGGCCGGCGTGCGCATCGTGACCGGTGACACCAAGGTGGTGGCGCGGGGCAAAGCGGACAAACTCTTCATCAATACGGCCGGGGTCGGCGTCATCCCCACGGGGCTCCACATGAGCGCCCGGAGCCTGGAACCGGGCGACGTGCTCCTCACGAACGGAACCCTGGGCGACCATGGGGCCGCCATCCTGATCGCGCGGGGGGAGCTCGAGCTCGCCTCGCCGGTGATGAGCGATTCGGCTCCTTTGCATGAGCTCGTGCAGGCGCTCGTGCAAGCCGTTCCCGTGCGGGCCATGCGCGATCTCACGCGCGGGGGCCTGGCGGCCACGGTGAACGAATGGGCCCACAGCGCCAACCTGGGGCTGTGCATCGACGAGCCGAGCGTGCCGGTCCGCAGCGAAGTGCAGGGCGTTTGTGAACTCCTGGGGCTCGATCCGCTGCACCTCGCAAACGAAGGTAAGCTCCTGGCCGCGGTGCCCAAGGCGCACGCTCAGGCGGCCTTGCACGCAATGAGACGACACCCCCTGGGCGAAAACGCCGCCGTCGTGGGTGAGGTCACGTCGGCCCATCCCGGTGTCGTCACCATTCAGACGGGGTTTGGGACCGACCGGGTCCTGGACATGTTGGTGGGCGAGCCGCTGCCGCGCATCTGCTGA
- the hypD gene encoding hydrogenase formation protein HypD produces the protein MKYVSEFRDPPAARRLVATIESLMSRRPKTLQGAPLKIMEVCGGHTHAIFKFGLETLLPETIELVHGPGCPVCVLPVGRVDDAISIATSEGVIFCTYGDALRVPGSRTSLAGAKAEGADVRTVYSPTDALALARANPSRRVVFFGLGFETTAPSTALTLLQAEREGVSNFFVFSNHVTIIPALRALLDAEDLQVDGFIGPGHVSMVIGVEPYHFIAEHYRRPFVVSGFEPLDVLQSIAMVVAQHVEGRAVVENQYSRLVSTQGNSAAQTAIHEVFKPRAHFEWRGLGSIAESGLELQPRFARFDAEQAFRVPALSVADPKACQCGEVLKGQLRPYECKVFGTACTPETPIGSCMVSSEGACAAYYSYGRLTSLRRASGLKVHP, from the coding sequence ATGAAATACGTCAGTGAGTTCCGTGATCCGCCGGCGGCGCGGCGGCTGGTCGCCACCATCGAGAGCCTGATGAGCCGGAGGCCCAAGACGCTGCAAGGGGCGCCGCTCAAGATCATGGAGGTCTGCGGCGGCCACACGCACGCGATCTTCAAGTTCGGTCTCGAGACCCTGCTGCCCGAAACGATCGAGCTCGTGCATGGGCCGGGCTGCCCGGTGTGTGTGCTGCCCGTGGGCCGCGTGGACGACGCCATCAGCATCGCAACGAGCGAGGGCGTGATCTTCTGTACCTACGGCGATGCGCTGCGGGTGCCGGGCTCGCGCACGTCGCTCGCCGGGGCGAAGGCCGAAGGAGCCGACGTGCGCACCGTGTATTCCCCCACGGACGCGCTGGCGCTGGCACGCGCCAACCCTTCAAGGCGGGTGGTCTTTTTTGGCCTGGGGTTCGAGACCACCGCGCCCAGCACGGCGCTGACACTGCTGCAGGCCGAGCGGGAGGGTGTGTCCAACTTCTTCGTCTTCTCGAATCACGTGACGATCATTCCCGCGCTGCGGGCCCTTTTGGACGCCGAAGATCTGCAGGTTGATGGCTTCATTGGCCCCGGCCACGTCTCGATGGTGATTGGGGTCGAGCCCTACCACTTCATCGCCGAGCACTACCGGCGCCCCTTCGTCGTCAGCGGCTTCGAGCCGCTCGACGTGCTGCAATCCATCGCCATGGTGGTGGCTCAGCACGTCGAGGGCCGCGCCGTCGTGGAGAATCAGTATAGCCGCCTGGTCAGCACGCAGGGAAACAGCGCCGCCCAAACGGCCATCCACGAGGTCTTCAAGCCGCGGGCGCACTTCGAGTGGCGCGGCCTGGGCTCCATCGCGGAATCTGGCCTCGAGCTGCAACCCCGCTTCGCCCGCTTCGACGCAGAGCAGGCCTTCCGGGTGCCCGCGCTCTCGGTGGCCGATCCGAAGGCGTGTCAGTGTGGGGAGGTCCTGAAGGGCCAACTGCGGCCCTACGAGTGCAAGGTCTTCGGGACGGCCTGCACCCCCGAGACCCCCATCGGCTCGTGCATGGTGTCTTCGGAGGGTGCGTGCGCCGCGTACTACTCGTACGGCCGCCTGACGTCTCTGCGTCGGGCGAGTGGCCTCAAGGTGCACCCATGA
- a CDS encoding HypC/HybG/HupF family hydrogenase formation chaperone: protein MCLGVPGQVVAIDDAKTARGVVDVGGVRRVANLACVLEGDDPQALVGAWVLIHVGFAMSRIDAEEAARTLDLIKQLGELDDAP from the coding sequence ATGTGTTTGGGTGTGCCTGGTCAAGTGGTGGCGATTGATGATGCGAAGACCGCGCGCGGTGTCGTGGACGTGGGAGGTGTGCGCCGCGTGGCGAACCTGGCCTGCGTGCTCGAGGGCGATGACCCCCAGGCTCTCGTGGGGGCCTGGGTGCTCATCCACGTGGGCTTCGCCATGAGCCGCATCGACGCGGAAGAGGCCGCGCGTACCCTCGACCTCATCAAGCAACTCGGAGAGCTGGACGACGCGCCGTAA
- the hypF gene encoding carbamoyltransferase HypF: MGFRPTVARLARALNLPGTVYNDGHGVLVLLACSGDEKDAFLSALHESLPPLARIESLEVTAHVFETPPSGFHIGHSVVTGAIETILPPDTATCAACLHDVRDPKSRRFLYPFTTCTDCGPRFSIATRLPFDRSATTMTAFALCSACAHEYENPEDRRYHAQTMACASCGPVLEVAASNGQTFDQPWTTSLRADGPSGLAPAIEALRNGGIVAVKGLGGYHLCCDATNEDAVARLRRGKRRSGKAFALMARDLTLVRDYAHVCDDEAQALTSDVAPIVLLTSRFRGPTGLREANTLALAPSVSPGLRTLGFMLPYTPLHHLLLEALDRPLVCTSGNLSDAPQCIDDDEAERCLAPIVDGVVRHDRRIVHRVDDSVVAVYAGRVRVLRRARGMAPAPMPLPPGFRDVPALWAAGGHLKSTLTFVQGARAWVSPHLGDLDSDATLTAYELCFQAMSQLLGQVPAHVAVDAHPDYASTRKGEAWAVEESAEVHRIYHHHAHVAAVLAEHGVPLEEKPCFGVALDGVGLGPEEALWGCEVFTCDYRQATQRGGLMPVRLVGGDRAARTPWRSLDAFLRADPAHPTLLTFLRALPRSAELARLCDQHAPALARILAGPLRPAPLSSCGRLFDAVAALVGLCPGGMSYEGQAAMELEALIDEDHLQHAQQLPPYVFTVTAAHGDDTTGPLRLAPGFWAQALEDLACGRAPGLVAARFHLGLAEGLTQLTAAVRAREAEAGRPYRPTVALGGGCLGNRILAEALDAKLRAEGFEVLLPALLPAHDGALSFGQAVVASARILSRR, from the coding sequence GTGGGCTTCCGGCCCACCGTGGCGCGGCTCGCACGAGCCCTGAATCTACCGGGCACCGTGTACAACGACGGACACGGGGTTTTGGTGCTCTTGGCTTGCTCCGGCGACGAAAAAGACGCGTTTTTGAGCGCGCTACATGAGTCGTTGCCGCCGCTCGCACGCATCGAGAGCCTGGAGGTCACGGCACATGTGTTCGAGACCCCGCCTTCGGGTTTTCACATTGGCCACAGCGTTGTTACCGGGGCCATCGAAACGATTCTGCCTCCTGATACCGCCACCTGTGCGGCCTGTCTCCATGACGTCCGGGACCCAAAATCCAGGCGTTTTCTGTATCCGTTTACAACGTGCACCGACTGTGGGCCGCGGTTCAGCATCGCCACGCGCTTGCCTTTCGACCGCAGCGCCACGACCATGACGGCATTTGCGCTGTGCTCTGCATGCGCGCACGAGTACGAAAACCCCGAGGATCGCCGCTACCACGCACAAACCATGGCCTGTGCGTCGTGTGGCCCCGTGCTCGAGGTGGCGGCGAGCAATGGACAAACCTTCGATCAACCTTGGACAACGTCTCTACGTGCAGACGGGCCTTCGGGACTCGCTCCCGCCATCGAGGCTTTGCGTAACGGGGGGATCGTCGCCGTCAAAGGGCTCGGGGGGTATCACCTGTGCTGCGACGCCACGAACGAGGACGCCGTGGCCCGCCTGCGCCGGGGAAAGAGGCGCTCGGGAAAAGCGTTTGCGTTGATGGCGCGCGATCTCACGCTCGTACGAGACTACGCCCATGTCTGCGACGACGAGGCGCAGGCGCTTACGAGCGACGTCGCGCCGATCGTGCTTCTCACGTCACGCTTTCGGGGCCCCACGGGCCTTCGCGAGGCGAACACGCTGGCCCTTGCCCCGTCGGTGTCGCCGGGTCTGCGGACCCTGGGCTTCATGTTGCCGTATACGCCGCTCCATCACTTGCTGCTCGAGGCGCTGGACAGGCCCCTCGTGTGCACGAGCGGAAACCTGTCCGATGCTCCGCAGTGTATCGACGATGACGAGGCGGAGCGGTGTTTGGCGCCGATCGTGGACGGCGTGGTTCGTCACGATCGCAGGATCGTTCATCGCGTGGACGATTCGGTGGTGGCGGTCTACGCCGGGCGTGTGCGTGTGCTGAGGCGTGCGCGCGGCATGGCTCCGGCGCCGATGCCGCTGCCGCCGGGGTTTCGTGATGTGCCGGCCCTCTGGGCGGCCGGGGGGCACCTGAAGAGCACGCTCACGTTCGTTCAGGGCGCGCGCGCCTGGGTGTCACCGCATCTGGGAGATCTGGACAGCGACGCCACACTCACGGCGTACGAGCTTTGTTTCCAGGCGATGTCGCAGCTGCTCGGGCAGGTGCCGGCACACGTTGCCGTCGACGCGCATCCCGACTACGCCTCGACACGGAAGGGTGAAGCCTGGGCCGTGGAGGAAAGCGCCGAGGTTCATCGCATTTACCACCATCACGCGCACGTGGCGGCGGTGCTGGCCGAACACGGCGTGCCGCTCGAGGAGAAGCCTTGCTTTGGTGTGGCTCTCGACGGTGTGGGGCTTGGTCCCGAAGAGGCGCTCTGGGGCTGCGAGGTTTTCACCTGCGATTACCGCCAGGCCACGCAGCGGGGAGGCCTCATGCCCGTGCGCCTCGTGGGCGGGGATCGCGCCGCCCGCACCCCCTGGAGAAGCCTCGATGCCTTCTTGCGGGCGGACCCCGCGCATCCGACGCTGCTGACCTTCCTGCGCGCGCTTCCGCGCTCCGCAGAGCTGGCGCGCCTTTGTGATCAGCACGCGCCCGCGCTCGCGCGGATCCTCGCCGGGCCCCTCCGCCCGGCCCCGCTGTCATCCTGTGGTCGCCTGTTTGATGCCGTCGCCGCTCTCGTGGGCCTTTGCCCAGGGGGGATGAGTTACGAGGGGCAAGCCGCCATGGAGCTGGAGGCGCTCATCGACGAAGACCACCTCCAGCACGCCCAGCAGCTGCCTCCCTACGTGTTTACAGTGACGGCGGCCCATGGCGACGACACGACCGGGCCCTTGCGTCTGGCCCCGGGTTTTTGGGCCCAAGCGCTCGAGGATCTGGCCTGCGGCCGCGCGCCAGGTCTGGTGGCGGCCCGCTTTCACCTGGGACTGGCGGAAGGTTTGACCCAGCTGACCGCGGCCGTGCGCGCGCGGGAGGCGGAGGCAGGGCGGCCGTACCGGCCCACGGTGGCTCTGGGCGGCGGCTGTCTCGGAAACCGGATCCTGGCCGAGGCGCTCGACGCAAAGTTACGGGCGGAGGGTTTCGAGGTGCTTCTGCCCGCCCTCTTGCCCGCCCACGACGGCGCCCTTTCCTTCGGCCAGGCGGTCGTCGCTTCAGCCCGCATCCTCAGCCGCCGATGA
- a CDS encoding nickel-dependent hydrogenase large subunit, with translation MGEIIELGLNRVEGDLEVKIEVQDGRIEDAWCIGTMYRGFEQILQGRDATDGAVLTPRICGICGTAHQYVAVTAIEHALQCEVAPNAIRARNLCLMAEETQSDSRHTFLMFTVDFCNPRYADHPLRAEVEESFAMLSGKAYRGVLEHTKNILKVVAIIGGQWPHANFMVPGGVTSRLTVGNLVRLRTLIDSYQKWYEQDILGCSLERWSENRTFDDVLAWVEASESHRKSPMGLFIRFARSIGLETLGLGEGNLLSYGSGYDPERWRPPYGAPQTMRAPGFFDAETKQLEAFDHQHIEEHIKHSWFVGYAGGRHPIDGMTVPEYDPDGSRYTWAKAPRYKGKVCESGPLAELFTAGDPLATSLFTMQGSNAFSRQFVRLHRPTLTLMAMRKTLDELFAHAAEPYIVPVDDVVEGTGVGLGSAARGALAHWVRFKKGKIESYQIITPTGWNASPRGSDDKRGHWEQSLVGTVVKDLENPIELGHIVRSHDACLVCTVHVLDTDKRMRFGL, from the coding sequence ATGGGTGAGATCATCGAGCTCGGGCTCAACCGTGTCGAGGGGGACCTCGAGGTCAAGATCGAGGTCCAGGATGGCCGCATCGAGGACGCGTGGTGCATCGGCACCATGTACCGCGGCTTCGAGCAGATCCTGCAAGGCCGCGATGCCACGGACGGCGCCGTCCTGACCCCGCGGATCTGCGGCATCTGTGGCACGGCCCATCAATACGTGGCGGTGACCGCGATCGAGCACGCCTTGCAGTGCGAGGTGGCGCCCAACGCGATCCGGGCGCGCAACCTCTGCCTCATGGCCGAGGAGACCCAAAGCGACAGCCGCCACACGTTCCTGATGTTCACGGTGGATTTCTGCAACCCGCGCTACGCCGATCACCCTCTGCGGGCCGAGGTGGAAGAGTCCTTCGCGATGCTTTCGGGCAAGGCCTACCGGGGCGTGCTCGAACACACGAAGAACATCTTGAAGGTGGTGGCGATCATCGGAGGCCAGTGGCCTCACGCCAACTTCATGGTGCCCGGTGGGGTCACGAGCCGGCTCACGGTAGGCAACCTCGTGCGGTTGCGCACGCTCATCGACTCGTACCAGAAGTGGTACGAGCAAGACATCCTGGGATGTTCTCTCGAGCGATGGTCCGAAAACCGCACTTTCGACGACGTGCTCGCGTGGGTCGAGGCCTCTGAGTCTCACCGCAAGAGCCCCATGGGGCTGTTCATCCGCTTCGCCCGCTCGATCGGCCTCGAGACCTTGGGCTTGGGAGAGGGCAACCTTTTGTCCTACGGCAGCGGCTACGACCCGGAGCGCTGGCGTCCTCCCTACGGCGCCCCCCAGACGATGCGTGCCCCGGGCTTCTTCGACGCAGAGACGAAGCAGCTCGAAGCTTTCGACCATCAGCACATCGAAGAGCACATCAAGCACTCGTGGTTCGTGGGCTACGCGGGAGGCCGCCACCCGATCGATGGGATGACCGTGCCCGAGTACGACCCCGATGGCAGCCGCTATACGTGGGCGAAGGCCCCCAGGTACAAAGGCAAGGTGTGTGAGTCGGGCCCTCTGGCCGAGCTGTTTACCGCCGGCGATCCGCTCGCCACCTCGTTGTTCACGATGCAGGGCTCGAATGCGTTTTCGCGACAGTTCGTGCGCCTTCACCGCCCCACCCTCACCCTGATGGCGATGCGCAAGACCCTCGACGAGCTCTTTGCTCACGCGGCCGAGCCTTACATCGTTCCCGTCGATGATGTGGTCGAAGGCACGGGCGTGGGCCTTGGCAGCGCCGCCCGCGGAGCCCTTGCGCACTGGGTCCGGTTCAAAAAGGGAAAGATCGAATCCTACCAGATCATCACGCCCACAGGCTGGAACGCCTCTCCGCGCGGCTCGGACGACAAGCGGGGGCACTGGGAGCAGAGCCTCGTGGGCACGGTGGTCAAGGACCTGGAAAACCCCATCGAGCTTGGCCACATCGTGCGCTCGCACGACGCCTGCCTGGTGTGCACGGTTCACGTGCTCGACACCGACAAGAGGATGAGATTTGGACTCTGA
- a CDS encoding hydrogenase maturation protease — MDSDEYDGLLDSGAPWEQSPIRILCFGSRFQGDDGFGGAVYDELRSQPLPQGVTVFDAGICSVGSALLLEGCRHAVVVDSVRGMGTPGQLFRLVPEALPAHASAYSSHALGLNHLFETLPISLGKDAVPTIEIIGAEVGRIQPFSQTLSPEVAGAVKPAAALVRRACSLASSKIVTGHGGDTTHGATTTAVTRL, encoded by the coding sequence TTGGACTCTGACGAATACGACGGTCTCTTGGACTCCGGCGCCCCGTGGGAGCAGAGCCCCATAAGGATTCTATGCTTCGGGAGCCGGTTCCAGGGCGACGACGGATTCGGAGGCGCGGTGTACGACGAACTGCGTTCGCAGCCCCTGCCACAAGGCGTGACGGTGTTCGACGCGGGAATTTGTAGTGTGGGATCCGCGCTGCTCCTCGAGGGCTGCCGCCACGCGGTCGTCGTGGACAGCGTGCGGGGGATGGGCACACCGGGGCAGCTCTTTCGTCTCGTGCCGGAGGCCCTGCCCGCCCACGCCTCAGCCTATAGCTCCCACGCGCTCGGGCTGAACCATCTGTTCGAGACATTACCCATCTCCCTTGGAAAAGACGCGGTGCCGACCATCGAGATCATCGGGGCCGAGGTCGGCCGTATCCAGCCCTTTTCCCAAACACTGAGCCCTGAGGTCGCGGGCGCCGTCAAGCCCGCCGCAGCCCTCGTGCGGAGGGCATGCTCGTTGGCTTCATCGAAGATCGTAACCGGACACGGCGGAGACACAACACATGGCGCAACCACAACTGCAGTCACAAGACTTTGA
- a CDS encoding PAS domain S-box protein → MAQPQLQSQDFDPRDELLDKIQLLEDELAAIKTAFRERENVITQGFAKMDVMLVEVEAQRNEQKAVAEALDQAKGFTERVLDTMSEALLVLDPQGYIKRVNRRTLELTGYSEAELMGVSADRLFVDEEIEALRESKGKKVRPEFSRAYQVFAQIRGCELRGGLVRKDGSRIPHLFSWGDIRSPQGKREGLVVIGTDVRDIETALGSLAKAHAGMRLVLDNVDQGFVTADLEGRMSCEYSATMDKWFGKPDLHQPVWAWFGGSTEDQPEGVNSTFCQWLSLGFGELREGLLPDELTLSQLPQTLKRGKRTFSVEYRLIDDGAPAPRRVLIVVSDITAELERERAEAEDRQFVAVCRRIMKDRDGFESFFQETDALVRGLDRGDYEQDMVVKNRIIHTLKGNAAIWGFESVAALCHTLEDEISQGQEEEAREALAKVVRTWRETMTRLEDVLVERDEGITLAQTEYTMVLEALRSKTSHDKIERFVRSWSRERSETRLKRAAHQAEWLGIRLGRPVNVTIEANQLRLPDLAWDGFWSALIHAVRNALDHGIEPAEERQARGKRPVGQMRLVTEHKEGHVVVALEDDGRGIDWEKVRTKAASVGAPSTTNEDLEDALFLDGLSTRDEVTSLSGRGVGMSALRQACRDLGGNVKVSSVPGQGTRLEFWMPYPGIAAAANDS, encoded by the coding sequence ATGGCGCAACCACAACTGCAGTCACAAGACTTTGACCCGCGCGACGAGCTCCTCGACAAGATCCAGCTGTTGGAGGACGAGCTCGCCGCGATCAAAACGGCCTTCCGCGAGCGGGAGAACGTCATCACGCAGGGCTTCGCGAAGATGGACGTGATGCTCGTCGAGGTCGAGGCGCAGCGCAATGAACAGAAGGCCGTGGCCGAGGCCCTCGACCAAGCCAAAGGCTTCACGGAACGCGTGCTCGACACGATGTCCGAAGCGCTCCTGGTGCTCGACCCTCAGGGTTACATCAAGCGGGTCAACCGCAGGACCCTCGAGCTCACCGGCTACAGCGAAGCCGAGTTGATGGGCGTCTCGGCGGACCGGCTCTTCGTCGACGAGGAGATCGAAGCCCTCCGCGAGAGCAAAGGCAAAAAGGTCAGACCCGAGTTCTCGCGGGCTTACCAGGTGTTCGCCCAGATTCGCGGCTGCGAGCTTCGCGGGGGCCTGGTTCGCAAGGATGGCTCCCGCATCCCTCACCTCTTCAGCTGGGGCGACATCCGCTCGCCCCAGGGCAAACGCGAAGGGTTGGTGGTGATTGGCACGGATGTGCGCGACATCGAAACGGCCCTCGGATCGCTCGCGAAGGCGCACGCAGGGATGCGCCTCGTGCTCGACAACGTGGACCAGGGATTCGTGACAGCCGATCTCGAAGGCAGGATGTCATGTGAGTACTCGGCCACCATGGACAAATGGTTCGGCAAGCCCGATCTCCATCAGCCCGTATGGGCGTGGTTCGGAGGCAGCACCGAGGATCAACCAGAAGGCGTCAACAGCACGTTCTGCCAGTGGTTGTCCCTGGGTTTTGGCGAGCTGCGCGAGGGCCTGCTGCCCGATGAGCTGACACTCAGCCAGCTTCCGCAAACCCTCAAGAGAGGTAAGCGCACGTTCTCCGTTGAGTATCGTTTGATCGACGACGGTGCGCCTGCACCTCGACGCGTTCTCATCGTGGTTTCGGACATCACGGCCGAGCTCGAACGAGAGAGAGCAGAGGCCGAAGACCGTCAGTTCGTCGCCGTATGTCGGCGCATCATGAAGGACCGCGACGGCTTCGAGTCTTTCTTCCAGGAGACAGACGCTTTGGTGAGGGGGCTCGATCGGGGTGACTATGAGCAGGACATGGTGGTCAAAAACCGCATCATCCACACCCTCAAGGGCAACGCAGCGATATGGGGCTTCGAGTCGGTCGCGGCGCTCTGCCACACCCTCGAAGACGAGATTTCTCAGGGCCAGGAAGAAGAAGCCCGTGAGGCTCTCGCGAAGGTGGTGAGGACCTGGCGTGAGACCATGACGCGGCTCGAGGACGTGCTCGTGGAGCGGGACGAAGGCATCACGCTCGCCCAGACGGAATACACGATGGTGCTCGAGGCGCTTCGCTCGAAAACCAGCCACGACAAGATCGAACGCTTCGTGCGCAGCTGGTCGAGAGAGCGCAGCGAGACACGTCTCAAGCGCGCCGCCCACCAGGCCGAGTGGCTGGGCATACGCCTCGGCCGGCCCGTCAACGTCACGATCGAAGCCAACCAACTGCGCCTGCCCGATCTCGCCTGGGACGGGTTCTGGAGCGCCTTGATTCACGCGGTACGCAACGCCCTCGATCACGGCATCGAGCCCGCCGAAGAGAGGCAAGCCCGAGGAAAGCGTCCTGTGGGCCAAATGCGGCTCGTCACCGAGCACAAGGAGGGTCACGTGGTCGTGGCTTTGGAGGACGACGGGCGCGGCATCGATTGGGAGAAAGTGCGGACCAAAGCGGCATCGGTAGGCGCTCCGTCCACGACCAACGAAGATCTGGAAGACGCGCTGTTCCTCGATGGCCTCTCCACCCGCGACGAGGTCACCAGCCTCTCGGGCCGAGGCGTGGGCATGTCGGCTTTGCGGCAGGCCTGTCGTGACCTCGGCGGCAACGTCAAGGTCTCGAGCGTGCCCGGCCAAGGCACGCGCCTCGAGTTCTGGATGCCCTACCCGGGTATCGCTGCGGCCGCGAACGACAGCTGA